CCGCCGCCGCCCGTCGCAGGACGCGCTCGCGGGTCGCGTCGCTCGCGTCGGTCTGCTGGGCTGTCTCGAGGGTCTGTCGCAGGACACAGGGTGCACACTGCAGGTTCGCGTCCATGTCCGGACGGTCCACGGCGAGGACGAAAACAGCGACGATCGCGCTCGGAGAGGGCTGTGGCTATCGGGCGTGAAAAAATGAAAAATCGTCAGGAGTCAGCGGCTGCTGACTTAGTTGTTGCGGCGGGCCGCGAGCATCGCAGCACCGAGCAGCGCGACGAGCGCGACGGCGATACCGAAGCCGGGTCCGTCACCGTCACCTGCGTCGGTGGTGGTGTCGGCCGGTTCTTCGGTCGGCTCCTCGGTCTCGGTCGGTTCCGGCGTCGGTTCCGGCGTCGGCTCCGGCGTCGGTTCCGGCGTCGGTTCCGGCGTCGGCGTTGGCTCTTCCTCGGCCTCGACGACTACGCCGTCGGTCGTGTCGTCCAGAGTGTAGCCAGTGCCGGTCGTCCGCACTTCGAATTCATCGTCGACCGGGCGGTCGCTGAAGTCGAAGGTCGCGCTGAACGTGCCGTCCGCTTGGACGACGACGTCCTTCATCTGCTTGAGGTACCCAGCGTCACCCGTGCCGGTGGCACGGACGTCGAACTCGGTCCCGGGCGCGAGCGTGGTCGTGCCGGTGATCGTCTGGTTCTCGGCGCTCTCGACGACCACGTAGTCCTCGTCATCGACTTCCTCGGTGTCGAATTCGACGTCAGGATCGACCATCTCGAACTCGGTCGTCATCGTCTCGTAGAGGTCCGTCCCGTCGTCATCCCAGTCTTCATCGTCCTCGTTAAGCAACCAGGAGTCCTGAAGCGCGAACTCCATCTCGAACTCGTCACCGTCTTCGACCACTTTGTCGCCTTCGTCAAGGTTGTCAGCGATGGCGTTCGTGTCGACCACGACGTACCAGTTGCCTTCACCGTCGTAGAAGACCTCGAGGTCGTCTTTTTCGAGGTCATCCCTGAAGTCAAGCTCGTTGGCGTCTTGGTTGGAACCAGGGTTGAGCTGCTCCAGCGTCAGCGCGAAGTTATCGGCGAGGTTGTCAGAGTCGACATCGGAATCGTATTCCTCAAGCGCGGTCCAGAAGGCGTCAGTCGCGACGCCGTCCTCGTCGACGGAGTCCTCGTCAACTTCGACAAGGCCTTCAAGACCGGAGCCGCTGATCTGGGCGACCATCGTGTCGCCGGTGGCAAGCGAGGTCGACTCGGTCAGCTCGCCGTCTTCGGCGGCCGTGGTGACGTCACCGATCGTCTCGATGTCGCCCGCGTTGCTGTCCGAGATCGTCCAGGTGTTCAGCGATTCGAGCGAGGGCTCCTCAACGAACAGCGACGCCACGTCGTCCGGGCTGTCGATGGCGTCCGCGTACGCACCATCACCGACGATGGAGGAGACCGTGTAGCCACCCGTGTCAAGCACGGAACTCAGATCGTCCCAGCCCTGGCCGCTGGCTTTAACCGAAATGGTGTCGTCTTCTTCCTCTTTGTCGACCCACACATCGTCCTTGGGAGTACCGTCACCAGCAGCAGCGGTGTCGAAGTAGACGATGACTTCGCCGTCACCGTCGTCTTCGACGGTCGCGTTCAGCTGGTACCCGTCTTCCTCGTAGTCGCCGATGGCGAGCGTCCCGATATCACCCTCAGCTTCGCCGTCGAAGCTCAGGACCATCTCGGTGACGTCACCCTGAGCGACGTCCTCGACACTCTCGATCGTGACCTCGCCGTCACCGACGTCGGTCACCGTGATCGAGTCGGAATCGGACGCGTCCGTGTCGGCGACATCGAAGTCGAAGTCGTAGTCACCGGCGTCCTGGCCGTCGAAGTCAGCATCAATCGACTCGCCATCCGCAGCTGGGACGACAACGTAGTCCGGATCGTCGTCTTCCTCGACTGCCTTCGTGGCGGACGGGAAGATCTCGTCAAGCGTGTCGTACTCGACTTCGCTGCCGTCGAGTTCGGCACTGATCTCGACATCGAACTCGGGGCGCAGCGACTCGATGTCGATAGCGGTGGTCTCGTCGTTGCCGACCTGATCGTTGTCCTCATCGAATTCGGCGCTCAGATCCTGCGTTAGCAGCTCGAACTCAGTCATATCCTCCCCAGGGGAGGCACTGAAGCTGCCACCGGCGAGGAACTGTCCGCCCGAACGAAGGACGTAGAAGCCCTCACCGCGCAGGCGATCAGTTTCCACATTGATGAACAAGTCATTGCCAACTTCGTACGACCGGGCCTGACCGGTGGTCACTGGGTCACCGTCACTGCCTCGATCCTGCACGATGCGAACATCGACCTGGTCACCGGGGGCAACACCGGTGCCAGACAGGTCGATCGCGACTTCCTGACCGATCCAGGCGAGTTGGCCGTTGGTTTCCAGCGTCGCGTCCGTCGCGGTCGCAGTGAAGTTACCGGGCGAGTCGTTCGTGTTCCCGACCGCGTCAGTGAGTGACGTGAAATTCACGAGGAGGTCTTCGCTCGGTGTGACGTCCCGTTCGAGTTCCACGGTCACTTCGCCGTTCGTGGCATCCGCGTCCACGTTCGAATAGCTCAGTTCGCTTCCGTCAGCGTACACCGACAGATCACTACTAACATCCGTCGAATCGAGAGGTTCACTGAAGCTGATCTTGAGACGGCTCTCACCAGTAGCGGAGTCCTCGTACTCGGAGGCCGCATCGATCTCGGGGGGCGTCGTATCGGGTAACGCTTCGCCCGTCCACGGTGCATACTCTACGTTGGAGGTCACGGACGCGCCGCTACCGGGACCATCTCCACCCGGTCCATCAACTGCACCCCACCAGTTCGAGGTGGCATCGACATTGCTTGAGGTCTGCTTGAGATTTGGACCATCAACATCAACAGAAACACCTTCGGAAACATCAGCGATGTTGTTTTCAGTGACGACGGTACTACTGGCGACATCAGACGCTACTTCGACACCAGTACCGCCGTCGTTCACCAAGCTAAATCCAGAGACCGTTACGTCTGGTACATCAATATCAATCACAGGCTGCTCCGAATTAGGTGCGTCAATAGTCGTCTCTCCAGCACCGTCCGTCGATTCGACCGTGACATCCTCCGTGTTGATGCTCACTCTCTCGTTGTAGGTGCCAGGCGAGACCTCAATCGTTTCTCCCGAGCTGGCCTCACTGTTAGCGAGATCAATGGAGTTCGCTACCGAGGTGACGCTAACACTGTCACCAGTTCGTTGTGCGGCGCGGTCGAATTGGTTGTTGTCAACAACGTCCTCCCTGAACTCGCTTTGATCGTCAACATAGATGACCTCCGTGCCGATATCGGACGAGAAGTCATTACCTTCGAGTGTGGTGACGCTTGAACTGCTGGAGATTTCGACACCCTTAGCCGGGTTAGTACCATCATCGGCGTTGGTGGTTACGATAGTGTTATCAGAGACCACACCATCTTGAGCGGCATTATCGCCACTATCGACAGTGAACAGAATTCCAGTGACGTAATTCGCCCGATCTACCGGTGACTGGTGGTCATCTGAAAGTTGAATCTCATTGTTCGTGATTGTGACGCCGTCACCGACCACCTGAACGGTGTCTCCAAATGTCTCGGTCTGTACCGTAGAGTCTTCGATTACGTTGGACTCTATTGTGGCGTCTTCACCTGCAACAACACCAGCTTGTCTCCAATCGCCTCCGATAGTGAGACCGCGCACTTCTGCGCCGTCATTGATATCAAAGACAGTGGAAGCGGAGGCACCAGAGCCATCGAAGGTGATAGTTGTTTCTCCAGGCCCGTCATATGAGGCTACCTGATCAACAACGTCCCCGTCAATGATGACTGCAGGATTGTCCGCACCATATGGACTGGAGCTGTCACTGTCCCCTCCAGACTGATCGATATTCGTCTCGGTCGTGTCGGAGAAGACGAGGATTGAGTGCGGACCATCACCTGCGTCATCAGCAGCCTGTACTGCTGCCCCTATCGTTTGATACGATTCTTCAGCAGTGAAGTCACCTGCGCTAGGTGCATTTCCGTCACTGGTAACTGCGTAATCGAAGTTTGCCGGATCAGGCTGTTGGTAATTGCTGAGATCTGCGTCTGCCGCCGCACTCCCGGCAAACGACGCGCCCATCACGAAGACCGACATTACCATCAGCGCGGCCAGGAAGACCGCACGGACTTGCTCACCTGTGCTACTATTCATGCTGTTTCCTCCTGCGGGAGAGCCGCTCCCGCACTACGCGGGTTCGCTGTTCCCTCCAGAGAGTATCCACCGGTCGCCGGTACGCGCGTTTCGGCGTTGGGATACGTAGACCTGTTGTCGAGTATACCGGTCGTCATTGTATGATACGTCCAAGTCATATATTTGATTAGATATAAAAATAATGGTCTCTACAACACGGGGCCAACACTGGCCAGCGCCACGACGAGTGCTGTGGCTATCGGGCGTGAAAAAATGAAAAATCGTCAGGAGTCAGCGGCTGCTGACTTAGTTGTTGCGGCGGGCCGCGAGCATCGCAGCACCGAGCAGCGCGACGAGCGCGACGGCGATACCGAAGCCGGGTCCGTCACCGTCACCTGCGTCGGTGGTGGTGTCGGCCGGTTCTTCGGTCGGCTCCTCGGTCGGCTCCGGCGTCGGTTCCGGCGTCGGTTCCGGCGTCGGCTCCGGCGTCGGTTCCGGCGTCGGCTCCGGCGTCGGTTCCGGCGTCGGTTCCGGCTCGGCGTCGACGACTACGCCGTCAGTCGTGTCGTCCAGAGTGTAGCCAGTGCCGGTCGTCCGCACTTCGAATTCATCGTCGACCGGGCGGTCGCTGAAGTCGAAGGTCGCGCTGAACGTGCCGTCCGCTTGGACGACGACGTCCTTCATCTGCTTGAGGTACCCAGCGTCACCCGTGCCGGTGGCACGGACGTCGAACTCGGTCCCGGGCGCGAGCGTGGTCGTGCCGGTGATCGTCTGGTTCTCGGCGTTCTCGACGACCACGTAGTCCTCGTCATCGACTTCCTCGGTGTCGAATTCGACGTCAGGATCGACCATCTCGAACTCGGTCGTCATCGTCTCGTAGAAGTCCGTCCCGTCGTCGTCCCAGTCATCCTGGTCTGCGTTGAGCAGCCATTCGTCCTGGAGCGCGAACTCCATCTCGAACTCGTCACCGTCTTCGACCGCTCCGTCGCCTTCGTCAAGGTTGTCAGCAATGTCGTTCGTGTCGACCACGACGTACCAGTTGCCTTCACCGTCGTAGAAGACCTCGAGGTCGTCTTTTTCGAGGTCATCCCTGAAGTCAAGCTCGTTGGCGTCCTGGTTGGAACCAGGGTTGAGCTGCTCCAGCGTCAGCGCGAAGCCTTCAGGGTTGGCCTCGTCGTCGTCAGACGGGCTGCCATCGTAGACATTGAGCGCTTCCGTGAAGTCGTCAGTCGCGACGACGCCGTCCTCGTCGACGGAGTCCTCGTCAACTTCGACAAGGCCTTCAAGACCGGAGCCGCTGATCTGGGCGACCATCGTGTCGCCGGTGGCAAGCGAGGTCGACTCGGTCAGCTCGCCGTCTTCGACGGCCGTGGTGACGTCACCGATCGTCTCGATGTCGCCCGCGTTGCTGTCCGAGATCGTCCAGGTGTTCAGCGACTCGAGCGAGGGCTCCTCAACGAACAGCGACGCCACATCGTCCGGGCTGTCGATGGCGTCCGCGTACGCACCATCACCGACGATGGAGGAGACCGTGTAGCCACCCGTGTCAAGCACTTCGCTCAGGCCTTCCGTAGTGTCGCCGTTCTCGACGACGACATTTTCGGCGTTAACACTGTCGTCTTCTTCCTCTTTGTCGGCCCAGACACGCTGCTCGTCTGTATCAGTACCGGCAGCCGAAGTATCGAAGTAGACGATGACTTCGCCGTCACCGTCGTCTTCGACAGTCGCGTTCAGCTGGTACCCGTCTTCCTCGTAGTCGCCGATGGCGATCGTTCCAACATCACCCTCAGCTTCACCGTCGAAGCTCAGGACCATCTCGGTGACGTCACCCTGAGCGACGTCCTCGACACTCTCGATCGTGACCTCGCCGTCACCGACGTCGGTCACCGTGATCGAGTCGGAGTCGGCCGCGTCCGTGTCGGCGACTTCGAAGTCGAAGTCGTAGTCACCGGCGTCCTCGCCGTCGAAGTCAGCCTCGAAGGATTCACCGTCGGTGGCTGGGACGACAACGTAGTCCGGATCGTCGTCTTCCTCGACTGCCTCCGTGGCGGACGGGAAGATCTCTTCGAGGTCCTCGTAACTGAGTTCGCTCCCGTCGAGTTCACCGCTGATCTCGACCTGGAAGTCCTTGCGGAGCGACTCGATGTCGACATCGACGGTCTCGTCGTTGCCGACCTCGTCATCGTCATCGTCGAATTCGGCGCTCAGGTCCTGAACGAGGAGTTCGAACTCGGCGATGTCATCGTCAGTAAGTGAATCATCAAAGTCTCCATTTGAGGCGTTAAAGTAATTGCCATCGAAGCGGAGGGCGTAGAAGCCTTCCCCACGGAGACGATCCGTTTCGACGAGGATCGTCTCGTCGTCACGGACAGTGTACGAGCGGGCCTGACCAGTGTTGGCCGGATTTCCGCTGTCGTCGCGGTCAGTAATATACCGGACGTCGATGGTATCACCAGCTACAACGTCATCACCTTCTGAGTCAGTCGCACTGGAGAGGTCGATTTCGACTTCCTGGCCGCTCCAGAAGAGCTCCCCGTCGACGCTATCAGGCTGCTCGTCACCATCGTCAATGGTCACTGTGGCCGAGTCTGAAGTGTAGATCACGTCCTTATTAGGACCTTCAGCATCCCCCGGATGCACCGCAGCTACAATGTCAGTGGACTCGGTGATGTCTGTATCTAGTTTGATAGTCGCCTCATCTCCTGTGATATCGGTAAACTTGGTAAAACCAAGGACCGTATCGAGTTCCCCGTCAGTAACGTTCCAAATTGCAACGTACTGAGTACCAGTATCAGACGTATTCTCATTCACACCCGTAACTGTAACTTGAGTGACATCACTACCGGAGGCGATGTCATCGACAGTCACGGCCTCACCTTCTGCCGCAGCACTTCCTGTGAGCGCGATGCCACCAGCGAAGACGCTGAGTACCATCAGCGCGCTCAGGAAGAGAGCGCGTATCTTGTCTGTTTTGCTTGTCATAGTTTGTGTTGTTGTTCTGTTTGTGCTAGCAGTTTTGCAGGTCTACCGTACCTGCGACCCGACTAGCAGCGGGCAGTACGTCGTGAGGTTCCTGTGCCACCCATAAATACTTTCTGAACGATATTGGCATCCGTTGACACGCCGCGTCCGGCGATTTCGGGCCCCGAAGCCCCTCCCCAGTCGGGTGATCTCCACCCATCCCGGCGGACGACATTCCCCGATCCACATCCCGCCGTAACTGGCGATTCCAACCGAGTCGTCATACTGCCGGCTGTAAGTTCGTAAAGATATTCGCCACCCCGGGGTGGCGAATTCCTTCAGTTTGTTACAGCCGGCAGTATCACGAACCGCGAGCAATTGTCGTTGACATCGATATTGATCCTCCACACGTGCGGGCGCGTGATCACCACCCGTGTATCGAATCCCGTGTATCACCGAATCCCGTGTATCGAATCCGCCGTCCCTGCTGCTCACGCAGGCTCGACGAAGCCCCGGACCAGCGTCTCGATGAGGGCGTCACGGGCGGCTTCGTAGGCCGCCACCGACCGCAAGGTCTCGAACGCCTCGCGGGTCCGCACCGTCTGGGCGAGCATCCGGAGGACGTTGACCACCTCCTGTGGCTCGTCGACCCGGAACCGGGGATGGTCCGTCCACCGCTCGGCCAACACGAGCAGCGTGTCCTCGCCCTCCTTGAACTGCTGTTGCCTCTCGGGCGCGAGGCTCCGCAGGAGCTGCTGGCGTTCGTTCTCGACGACCGACCGATAGAACAGCGGATTGGTCTCGAGCTCCTCGAAGAGGATCTCCAGACCGACCCGGACTTCCGACTCGATATCGGGCTCATCGCGCAGGACGTCCGTGTACGACCGGGCGAGACGCTCGATCTCGTCGTCCAGCACGGTCAGATACAGCTCCCCTTTCGAGTCGAAGAACGTGTAGAACGTGCTCGTCCCGATCCCGACCTCGTCGGTCAGATCGGTTACCCGGGTCCGTTCGAGCCCCAGCCGCGAGAACAGGTCGGAGCCAGCCTCGATCAGGTCGCGGCGGATCCGTTCGCGCTCCGCGCTCGAAAAGCCGCTCATCGATCGCTACCTCCCGATCGCCCGGCGTTTGCGCTCATGCTAGCTCCCGCTACGAACGCAAGAACAAAATCGTTTTGTGTTTCTGACCCGCAGGATGGACCATGCAGCGACTAGCGACGACGGCCGCGCTGCCGTCGACTCAGTCCGATCGGTATCGACCGACAACAACCCACTCACACGGGAGGCCGACTCGATGAGCCAGCGCCGATCAGCCGTCACGATCGCGCTGGCGCTCGCGATCGCACTGTCCGGGACAGTCGCGATTGCGGGCGTCGGACTGGCACAGACGACCGACCCACCCGCACCGACGGGAGTGGCTCAGGGCGAACCGGATATCGACGTCCATCTACCGGAAGACACGGTCCTCCCCGGAGAGACAGCCCGGCTTAATCTACAGATCTCGAACGGCGGGGAGATGCATTACGGTCCACCCGAGATGCAGGAGACGGTGACCACCGCCCGCAACGTGCGCGTCGAGGCCGAAGCGGAGGGACCACTGACCGTCGAGACCGGCCAGCAGGCGATCGGTGGGGTGACGACCACCCGGCCGGGATCGTCGACTATCGCACTGACGGTCCCCGAAGGGACCGAACCGGGGACCTACGAGATCGACGTCGAAGTGGCGTACAGATACACCGATCTCGTTCGACTCGGAGGGACGGTCATCAACGAGGACACCGAGACCGTGACGCGCACGGTCGAAGTGACCGTCGACGACGCCCCGCGCTTCGAGATCACGAACGCCACGACCGACGTCCGATCAGGCGATCAGGGAACGATGGACGTGACCCTGCAGAACACCGGGTCACAGACGGCCGATGACGTCCAGCTAGCGCTCGACTCCACGAGTTCGTCGTTCCTCTTCGGACAGGTCCGGACGGACACGGCCCGCGTCGACACGCTCGCGCCGGGCGACAACACGACGCTCGAATACGACGTGACCGTTCCTCCGGACACGACCGCTCGCGACTACGCTCTTTCCGGAACCGTGACGTACACTGACCCGGACGGAATCCCGGGCGTCCATAAAGGGTTGTCCGTCGGCGTGCGGCCGCTGGCCGAGCAGACGTTCGCGGTCGAGACGGTTGCGTCGACGCTCCGGGTCGGCGAAGAGGGACAGCTCCGGGGCACGGTGACGAACACGGGCCCGAGTACGGTGAACGACGTCGTCCTCCAGTACGCTGACGAGTCGGCGACTTCGATCGTCCCGACGGTCAGTAACGTCGCTATCGGCGACCTCGAACCCGGCGAGACGGGCACGTTCGAGTTGCCGCTGGAAGTGACCACGAGCGGCAAGGCGACCACGCGGTCGCTGGATATGGCAGTCACCTATCGCAACGACGAGAACGAAAAACGGGCCTACGAGGCCGCGAACGCGATCGCGTCGATCGAGCCGCGCCGCGATCAGTTCGCGATCGCGGTCGACGACGACACCGTCGCTGCCGGCGGCCAGCGGACCGTCACGGCCACGGTGACGAACCAGCTCGACGAACCCGTCTCCGACGTCAACGTGCGAATGTTCGTCGACGATCCCCTGGATAGTACCGAAGACGAAGGCTACATCGGCTCGCTCGCGCCCGGCGAATCCGAGACGGTCACGCTACAGCTGAGCGCGTCAGGTGACGCGGTCGCGAAAGTATATCCGACCGATTTCGACGTCAACTACGAGGATGCCGACGGCATCTCGAAGAACGCCGATACCGTGACCCTCCCGATCACCGTCACAGACGGGGGCGATTCGGGGCTCCCCGTGATCGCGATCGCGATCGGTGCGTTACTCGTCGTGCTCGTGGTCGGGGGCTTCTGGTACTGGAGGAGCTGACGGATGAGCGCGAGGGGTCGTATCGACGCGTGGGTCGAACGAGTCACGGGTTTCGTGACCGAGCGACCACGGGTCGTTATCGTCGGGTTCCTCCTGATAACGGCCGTCTTCGCCGGCGGTATGGGTCAGGTATCGATGGGAAGCAGCGATCAGACCGAATCGTTCACCGAGGGAATCCCCGAACAGGAGGCCCTCGACAGTATCAACGAAGAGTTCCAGGGCCCGTTTGAAGCCGATACGCCATCCACCCAGCTGATTCACGAGAGCGAAAACGTCCTCTCGCAGTCCAGTATGCTCGAGATGCTGCGGCTTCTCGAGCGAATCGACCAGCGCGAAGAGCTGTACGTAGCATCCACAGCGGGGCCGGCACCGGCAGTCGCACAGGCACTCGACCCGACGGCGACGACGCCCGAACAACAGCAGCGAGCCATCAGACGGGCGAGCGAGACCGAGTTCCGGAAGACTGTATCGGCCCTCGCCGAACGGCCGGGGTTCTCGCGATCGCTGAGTGACGACTTCAACGCCCGCGAGGGCACTGCATCCGCCGCGATCACCGTCGTGACACACTCGCCGCCCGACCAAGGCGACCACACGGAAGAGATCCAGACGACGATTCAGTCGCTGGCCGGGGACGGGGACGCGACAGTCTACGTCCTGGGTGACGGGATCGTCCAGTCCGAGATGAACAACGTGATCAACGACTCGCTCGCGATCGTGATGCCGCTGGTCGTCGTGCTCATCCTGGGCTTTCTGGCCGTCGCCTACCGTGATCCGATCGACATGCTCCTCGGGCTCATCGCCCTGGCGATGACGATCGTCTGGACGTTCGGGTTCGTCGGCTTCGCGGGCATCCCGTTCGATATGACGATGATTACCGTCCCGGTGTTGCTGTTGGCCGTCGGGGTCGACTTCGGGATTCACATCATCAATCGCTACCGCGAAGAGACGGTGATCGGCCGCGAGAAGATCCCCTCGATGCGGGTCGCGCTCT
This window of the Halapricum desulfuricans genome carries:
- a CDS encoding COG1361 S-layer family protein, encoding MSQRRSAVTIALALAIALSGTVAIAGVGLAQTTDPPAPTGVAQGEPDIDVHLPEDTVLPGETARLNLQISNGGEMHYGPPEMQETVTTARNVRVEAEAEGPLTVETGQQAIGGVTTTRPGSSTIALTVPEGTEPGTYEIDVEVAYRYTDLVRLGGTVINEDTETVTRTVEVTVDDAPRFEITNATTDVRSGDQGTMDVTLQNTGSQTADDVQLALDSTSSSFLFGQVRTDTARVDTLAPGDNTTLEYDVTVPPDTTARDYALSGTVTYTDPDGIPGVHKGLSVGVRPLAEQTFAVETVASTLRVGEEGQLRGTVTNTGPSTVNDVVLQYADESATSIVPTVSNVAIGDLEPGETGTFELPLEVTTSGKATTRSLDMAVTYRNDENEKRAYEAANAIASIEPRRDQFAIAVDDDTVAAGGQRTVTATVTNQLDEPVSDVNVRMFVDDPLDSTEDEGYIGSLAPGESETVTLQLSASGDAVAKVYPTDFDVNYEDADGISKNADTVTLPITVTDGGDSGLPVIAIAIGALLVVLVVGGFWYWRS
- a CDS encoding TetR/AcrR family transcriptional regulator, whose product is MSGFSSAERERIRRDLIEAGSDLFSRLGLERTRVTDLTDEVGIGTSTFYTFFDSKGELYLTVLDDEIERLARSYTDVLRDEPDIESEVRVGLEILFEELETNPLFYRSVVENERQQLLRSLAPERQQQFKEGEDTLLVLAERWTDHPRFRVDEPQEVVNVLRMLAQTVRTREAFETLRSVAAYEAARDALIETLVRGFVEPA
- a CDS encoding Ig-like domain-containing protein — translated: MTSNVEYAPWTGEALPDTTPPEIDAASEYEDSATGESRLKISFSEPLDSTDVSSDLSVYADGSELSYSNVDADATNGEVTVELERDVTPSEDLLVNFTSLTDAVGNTNDSPGNFTATATDATLETNGQLAWIGQEVAIDLSGTGVAPGDQVDVRIVQDRGSDGDPVTTGQARSYEVGNDLFINVETDRLRGEGFYVLRSGGQFLAGGSFSASPGEDMTEFELLTQDLSAEFDEDNDQVGNDETTAIDIESLRPEFDVEISAELDGSEVEYDTLDEIFPSATKAVEEDDDPDYVVVPAADGESIDADFDGQDAGDYDFDFDVADTDASDSDSITVTDVGDGEVTIESVEDVAQGDVTEMVLSFDGEAEGDIGTLAIGDYEEDGYQLNATVEDDGDGEVIVYFDTAAAGDGTPKDDVWVDKEEEDDTISVKASGQGWDDLSSVLDTGGYTVSSIVGDGAYADAIDSPDDVASLFVEEPSLESLNTWTISDSNAGDIETIGDVTTAAEDGELTESTSLATGDTMVAQISGSGLEGLVEVDEDSVDEDGVATDAFWTALEEYDSDVDSDNLADNFALTLEQLNPGSNQDANELDFRDDLEKDDLEVFYDGEGNWYVVVDTNAIADNLDEGDKVVEDGDEFEMEFALQDSWLLNEDDEDWDDDGTDLYETMTTEFEMVDPDVEFDTEEVDDEDYVVVESAENQTITGTTTLAPGTEFDVRATGTGDAGYLKQMKDVVVQADGTFSATFDFSDRPVDDEFEVRTTGTGYTLDDTTDGVVVEAEEEPTPTPEPTPEPTPEPTPEPTPEPTETEEPTEEPADTTTDAGDGDGPGFGIAVALVALLGAAMLAARRNN
- a CDS encoding BGTF surface domain-containing protein — its product is MTIDDGDEQPDSVDGELFWSGQEVEIDLSSATDSEGDDVVAGDTIDVRYITDRDDSGNPANTGQARSYTVRDDETILVETDRLRGEGFYALRFDGNYFNASNGDFDDSLTDDDIAEFELLVQDLSAEFDDDDDEVGNDETVDVDIESLRKDFQVEISGELDGSELSYEDLEEIFPSATEAVEEDDDPDYVVVPATDGESFEADFDGEDAGDYDFDFEVADTDAADSDSITVTDVGDGEVTIESVEDVAQGDVTEMVLSFDGEAEGDVGTIAIGDYEEDGYQLNATVEDDGDGEVIVYFDTSAAGTDTDEQRVWADKEEEDDSVNAENVVVENGDTTEGLSEVLDTGGYTVSSIVGDGAYADAIDSPDDVASLFVEEPSLESLNTWTISDSNAGDIETIGDVTTAVEDGELTESTSLATGDTMVAQISGSGLEGLVEVDEDSVDEDGVVATDDFTEALNVYDGSPSDDDEANPEGFALTLEQLNPGSNQDANELDFRDDLEKDDLEVFYDGEGNWYVVVDTNDIADNLDEGDGAVEDGDEFEMEFALQDEWLLNADQDDWDDDGTDFYETMTTEFEMVDPDVEFDTEEVDDEDYVVVENAENQTITGTTTLAPGTEFDVRATGTGDAGYLKQMKDVVVQADGTFSATFDFSDRPVDDEFEVRTTGTGYTLDDTTDGVVVDAEPEPTPEPTPEPTPEPTPEPTPEPTPEPTPEPTEEPTEEPADTTTDAGDGDGPGFGIAVALVALLGAAMLAARRNN